From a single Rutidosis leptorrhynchoides isolate AG116_Rl617_1_P2 chromosome 5, CSIRO_AGI_Rlap_v1, whole genome shotgun sequence genomic region:
- the LOC139847035 gene encoding uncharacterized protein has protein sequence MYLSWQLPTNTFNHIISSSLSSSSSLKPYNSISTLCCLSNATEKTNSTKININNNNNSHSNNGYGSGGVHVPRQKYIAMSKSELLDAILLMFDSPKEKDDFILMSSCLDSILHAEHKSILEEMRADYDLTHSAPPNTTSHDGSEGNSNTDEKNSTIDFSEILGLSNKNMDNPVEASRVPVDTRFQRAFIQLLYNAQFEELSAADLMLTSALNTDYLLTLPVYVDWKKASESKAIIFRRGYATERQKGLLIVEKLDYLQSKVLQVLFFSISKPLGEIAKWIAKAFERSIEGQDVEVWIKRMTLWFKEVRLFRNSYMFDESSMPDNNNIVGIDQLSNNDNLPIWLAAQRAVARYEGILSSAGPRGRLLRKLLTWTGLIPSMPEKIFNLDSDISASEAYLRPIFLSRISLSDIWHPASRKFCENNPWKMLKTAFSIILSRSVLQEPAFQELILLYTKEIEEKENIDQSSPVLQLKIYEKIPIPDLPVIFPHKKLSFRILDTVRLDVATLLGLLAYFINYKFENILSSPSAVLLDVIAASALVIYSSRIILGYKQTWDRYQLLVNKTLYEKTLASGFGSVHFLLDASEQQQYKEAILAYAILLKAGGAQVTFADSAQDQCERFMYDVFRKKVEMPIDKAIKTLMRLDLIIEKEVSGKVGLLPIPCSEAYMILKQRWNSFVS, from the exons ATGTATCTCTCTTGGCAACTGCCCACCAACACCTTCAATCAtattatatcatcatcattatcatcatcatcatcattaaaaccCTACAATTCAATTTCTACTCTCTGTTGCCTTTCAAATGCAACCGAAAAGACTaattccacaaaaatcaatatcaataataataataatagtcatagtaATAATGGATATGGTAGTGGTGGTGTGCATGTGCCACGTCAGAAGTACATCGCGATGTCAAAATCAGAACTGTTAGACGCGATTCTCCTCATGTTCGATTCACCTAAAGAGAAAGATGATTTCATTTTAATGTCATC GTGCTTAGACTCTATTTTGCATGCTGAACATAAAAGCATTTTAGAGGAAATGCGAGCAGATTATGATCTTACTCATTCTGCTCCTCCGAACACAACTAGTCACGACGGTTCTGAAGGAAATTCGAATACTGACGAGAAGAATTCAACCATCGATTTTTCAGAAATATTAGGATTATCAAACAAAAATATGGATAATCCCGTAGAAGCCTCAAG AGTTCCAGTTGACACCCGTTTCCAACGTGCTTTTATTCAACTTCTTTACAATGCTCAATTTGAAGAACTTTCGGCTGCTGATTTGATGCTGACATCAGCATTAAATACTGATTATCTACTAACTCTCCCAGTTTACGTTGACTGGAAGAAAGCATCAGAGTCTAAGGCAATAATTTTCAG GAGGGGCTACGCAACGGAGAGGCAAAAGGGTCTACTAATAGTTGAAAAACTCGATTACTTGCAATCCAAGGTTCTACAAGTGCTTTTCTTCAGCATTTCTAAACCATTAGGCGAAATCGCCAAGTGGATTGCTAAG GCATTTGAAAGGAGCATCGAGGGACAAGATGTAGAGGTATGGATAAAAAGGATGACGCTTTGGTTCAAGGAAGTTCGACTTTTTAGGAACTCATACATGTTTGATGAATCTTCGAtgcctgataataataatatcgtaGGGATTGATCAACTATCGAATAACGACAATCTTCCCATATGGCTTGCTGCACAAAGGGCAGTAGCTCGTTATGAAGGAATTTTGTCATCAGCTGGTCCACGTGGCAGGCTCTTGAGGAAATTGCTGACGTGGACAGGACTCATACCCTCTATGCCAGAAAAAATATTCAACCTCGATTCTGATATCTCTGCATCTGAAGCTTATTTGAG GCCCATTTTCTTGTCAAGGATATCACTTAGTGACATCTGGCATCCTGCTTCTAGAAAATTCTGTGAAAATAATCCTTGGAAAATGTTGAAGACTGCTTTTTCCATAATTTTGTCACGGTCAGTCCTCCAG GAGCCTGCATTTCAAGAATTGATTTTGCTGTATACGAAAGAAATCGAGGAAAAAGAGAACATTGACCAGTCGTCTCCTGTATTGCAGTTGAAGATCTACGAGAAGATCCCTATTCCTGATTTGCCG GTCATATTTCCTCACAAAAAGCTCTCTTTTCGGATCTTGGACACG GTACGGTTAGATGTTGCTACACTCTTGGGGCTGTTGGCTTATTTCATAAACTACAAATTTGAGAACATATTGTCTTCACC ATCAGCAGTACTTCTGGATGTGATTGCAGCAAGTGCCCTTGTGATATATTCATCTCGAATAATTCTAGGCTACAAACAAACATGGGATCGATATCAA TTGTTAGTGAACAAAACGCTTTATGAGAAGACTCTAGCCAGTGGTTTTGGATCTGTTCACTTTCTTTTGGATGCTTCTGAACAGCAGCAA TACAAGGAAGCTATTTTAGCTTATGCAATTTTACTTAAAGCTGGTGGTGCCCAG GTTACTTTTGCAGATAGTGCTCAAGACCAGTGTGAAAGATTTATGTATGATGTGTTCAGAAAGAAG GTCGAAATGCCAATAGACAAAGCAATAAAAACTTTGATGAGATTGGATCTTATTATTGAAAAAGAAGTTAGTGGAAAAGTTGGATTACTACCAATTCCTTGTTCTGAGGCCTACATGATCCTCAAACAGCGTTGGAACAGTTTTGTAAGTTAA